One Manihot esculenta cultivar AM560-2 chromosome 6, M.esculenta_v8, whole genome shotgun sequence DNA segment encodes these proteins:
- the LOC110618057 gene encoding probable 1-deoxy-D-xylulose-5-phosphate synthase 2, chloroplastic, translating into MAASSVLRSSFLLPCAYIQDTHSFSTQLLPHKPTNTKRKLRGTVVAALDNNARDDNGAMVIRENETNQRRSLNFSGTKPSTPILDTVNFPIHMKNLSVQELEVLSDELREEIVYTISKTGGHLSSSLGVAELTVSLHHVFNTPEDKIIWDVGHQAYPHKILTGRRSRMHTIRQTSGLAGFPKRDESEHDAFGAGHSSTSISAGLGMAIGRDLVGKKNHVIAVIGDGAMTAGQAYEAMNNAGYLDSNLIIILNDNKQVSLPTATVDGPAPPVGALSKALTQLQSSRKLRQLREAAKGITKQIGGQTHEVAAKVDSIVRGMAAGSGASLFEELGLYYIGPVDGHSVEDLVTILKKVKSLPAPGPVLIHVITEKGKGYAPAEIAADKMHGVVKFDPTSGKQLKSKSSTRSYTQYFAESLIAEAERDDKVVAIHAAMGGGTGLNLFQKHFPDRCFDVGIAEQHAVTFAAGLATEGLKPFCAIYSSFLQRGYDQVVHDVDLQKLPVRFAIDRAGLVGADGPTHCGAFDVTYMACLPNMVVMAPSDETELMHMVATAAAIDDRPSCFRYPRGNGIGKTLPPNNKGTPLEVGKGRILKQGSRVAILGYGTIVQNCLAAAELLNKFGISATVADARFCKPLDGELIRQLAKEHEILITAEEGSIGGFGSHVAHFLCLNGLLDGNLKLRPMVLPDRYIDHGSQADQMEEAGLGSKHIAATAMSLIGEKKDSLHLLNL; encoded by the exons ATGGCTGCTTCTTCAGTTCTCAGATCAAGCTTTCTTCTTCCTTGTGCTTATATTCAAGATACCCATTCTTTCTCTACCCAGCTGCTGCCTCATAAACCCACCAACACCAAGCGAAAG CTCCGTGGAACTGTAGTAGCTGCCTTGGACAATAATGCAAGAGATGATAATGGTGCCATGGTTATAAGAGAAAACGAGACAAACCAGAGAAGATCTCTTAACTTCTCTGGAACTAAACCATCTACACCAATCCTTGATACTGTTAACTTTCCCATTCACATGAAAAATCTTTCTGTTCAG GAGCTTGAGGTATTGTCTGATGAACTGCGAGAAGAGATAGTTTATACAATTTCAAAGACTGGAGGGCACTTGAGTTCAAGCTTAGGAGTTGCAGAATTAACGGTATCACTTCACCATGTATTTAACACTCCTGAAGACAAAATCATCTGGGATGTTGGCCATCAG GCCTACCCACATAAGATTTTAACAGGCAGGAGATCAAGAATGCACACAATTCGACAAACTTCTGGGCTTGCAGGGTTCCCAAAGAGGGATGAAAGCGAACATGATGCCTTTGGAGCTGGACATAGTTCTACAAGCATTTCAGCTGGGCTAGGTATGGCAATTGGCAGAGACTTGGTGGGGAAAAAGAATCATGTAATTGCAGTTATAGGTGATGGTGCTATGACGGCAGGACAGGCATACGAGGCAATGAACAATGCAGGATATCTTGATTCGAATCTTATTATAATCTTGAATGATAACAAGCAAGTTTCTTTGCCTACTGCTACTGTGGATGGCCCTGCACCTCCTGTTGGTGCTCTGAGCAAAGCCTTAACTCAGCTACAATCAAGTAGGAAGCTTCGCCAGTTGCGTGAAGCTGCAAAG GGCATCACAAAGCAAATTGGAGGTCAAACACATGAGGTTGCAGCTAAAGTTGATTCCATTGTTAGAGGAATGGCTGCTGGTTCTGGGGCCAGCTTATTTGAAGAGCTAGGACTCTACTATATCGGTCCAGTTGATGGCCACAGCGTGGAGGACCTTGTAACTATATTAAAGAAGGTCAAGTCATTACCTGCACCAGGACCTGTACTTATCCATGTGATCACTGAGAAAGGGAAGGGTTATGCTCCAGCTGAAATAGCTGCTGATAAAATGCATG GTGTTGTGAAATTTGATCCAACCTCTGGGAAACAATTGAAGTCCAAATCAAGCACTCGTTCCTACACTCAATACTTTGCAGAGTCTTTGATTGCTGAAGCAGAGAGAGACGATAAAGTCGTAGCCATCCATGCTGCTATGGGAGGAGGCACAGGGCTTAATTTGTTCCAAAAACACTTCCCAGATAGATGTTTTGATGTTGGGATAGCAGAACAACATGCTGTTACCTTTGCTGCTGGTCTAGCAACTGAAGGCCTAAAACCTTTCTGTGCTATTTactcttctttccttcaaagaGGTTATGATCAG GTGGTACATGATGTGGACCTTCAAAAGCTTCCAGTTAGATTTGCAATAGACAGGGCTGGCCTAGTTGGTGCAGATGGTCCAACCCATTGTGGAGCCTTTGATGTTACTTACATGGCTTGTTTACCTAACATGGTAGTCATGGCTCCTTCTGATGAGACTGAACTGATGCACATGGTGGCTACAGCGGCAGCCATCGATGACCGCCCCAGTTGCTTTAGGTATCCTCGAGGAAATGGAATTGGTAAAACTCTTCCACCAAACAACAAGGGGACACCTTTAGAG GTTGGTAAAGGAAGAATTCTAAAGCAGGGGAGCAGAGTTGCTATTCTGGGTTATGGAACAATAGTACAAAATTGCTTGGCCGCAGCTGAGCTTCTGAATAAATTTGGCATCTCAGCAACAGTGGCTGATGCCAGATTCTGCAAACCTCTTGATGGGGAGTTGATTAGGCAGCTAGCTAAAGAACATGAGATACTCATCACTGCTGAAGAAGGATCCATAGGAGGATTTGGTTCTCATGTTGCTCATTTCTTGTGCTTAAACGGATTATTAGACGGAAATCTTAAG CTGAGGCCTATGGTGCTTCCTGATAGATATATCGACCATGGATCTCAAGCAGACCAGATGGAAGAGGCAGGACTCGGTTCAAAGCATATCGCAGCCACAGCTATGTCATTAATAGGAGAGAAAAAAGATAGCCTTCACCTGCTAAACTTATGA